GCTGGCAGCAAGCGAGTTGAAGGAATTATTTCATTAAGTGATATCTTTAGGTTCTTGCTTGGTGTTTAGCTCATAAAGGTTGAGCCTTAAGTAATTCCATTTGAGCACTTTAATGTGGCGGCATTGAGGAAGATCTATTAATTTCATCGAGTCCTGTTTCTATCAGCTCCACGCGACCCCTCGTCCCATGGTGAATGATCTTTGTGACTCTTGGTTGTTTTGATTGACGGGGCTTCGTAACTGCAACCCCCAATCCGTTTTTAGGATAGAAAATTTCAATGAGCAAGAAAAGAATCTGTAAATTGTGAATTCAATTTTCCCCACCTTCATTTCAATAATCAACTCAACCATATTGCTGTTGTAGCATCATTGTCTGTGACTATGCTAACAGGGAAAAGGAAAGGGTGTAACTGTAGCAGCCGGACTTGGAAGAGTGCATTTCTGGGTTCATAATCCACACAGTCCCTGACATTATGTAGTGCATTTCCCGGTTCAAGATCGGCACAGCCCTAAAGCTCGAGTCTCAACCTGTGATATTAGGTTAGTTGGACTTGAAAGAGTGCATTTCCAGCTCAAGGTCCGCGCAGGCTTAAAGTCTAGTCTTCTCCGGTGAGACAGGGTAGTTTTTAGGCTGGCTGGACTTGGAAGAGTGCATTTTCGGGTTCAAGATCCACATAGGCATAGAGCTCAAGTCTTGGCCTGGGACACTAGATTGTTTTTAGTCTGGCTGGCCTTGGAAGAGTGCAATTTCGGGTTCAAGATCCACAGGTTTAAGGCTTGAAACTCTGCCTGGGGCACAGGACAGTGTAGTTTTTTTTAGTTTCTGATCCTCTCTTTGGTTGGTTCTAGTCTTTCCCAGATATTATATAGGTAATGCCATATATTTGTGAAGCTAATGtggttattattaaaatatataaaatataaatattttcttttacatacacatatataagtgtaaaatcaaattaaaatttattaatatgataCATCCGTTTGGGGTGATATCTGTTTGTTTTCtgtttttcatattaattttttttaaattgattttgacaaaatgaattttgttttatgcattttgaataatgtttgaaaaatttttaagtttttaaaaatcattttcaattaaataaaaaacaatcaataaattttatatggtatttttcataaataattttttatatagatttttaaagttaattttattattttaaatataaaatatttatttttatgataaaaattaaagctgtaaattaaataaaataaaaaattcagttCCCTGCATCTCATAAACCAACATTTCGAACATTAAGTAGATTTTCGTTTTTTCCCTCAACTCTATATCCACTttgcaaatgaaaataaataaaattaaaatatcaaagtCAATGTAAAAAACACCtcacaagagataataaataagtattttttttaaatgttgaaTACTTGTAatcaaattgtttttatttttttaattgagCTAAACAGGATTGGTATTAATCTGACTAATGACACCAATATATAACACTTCATAACCATCTTCCATAATCTTTATAAAGAGGAAAAAAGggtgaaaatgaattaagatAATGTAACTCATAAGAAAAGAGTTACAAATCTAGAAGTTCATATTTCACTTTTATTAAACATCGTCGTCTAATTGCAAAAAAAATATTGTattaaaattggaaaaataaaaaagaaatatcatATTAAAGTTGGTATTAAAGCTAATATTTGAGTCTTAATTTTGCCCATACACATTTGTATTTCTCGGTAAATAGGCAGGTTTTGGGGACAGCATGGATGCAAGCTTGTAATGGCTGAATCAATTATTTGAGCCACATCTGCTGGTGGAAATTGTCTCTCTGTACATCTCTGCACGTTAGAAGACAAACCAGTAATCAGCACAAAGATCTCGATTTTCGATAACTTTAGACACGGATACAATTTACACGAAGGAGACAccgaaaaataactaaaataaactaTAGAatatgatatgaatatatgaaggAAAAAAAAGTATGAACACATGGATCATTAGGTTTAAGAAGATTGTAAGAAGAAACATGTATGAAACAAGTGTTAAACTCGAAGTGACCGAAAATGGAAATCTGACTGTCTAAACTTGAAGCAACTTGAAAAGCCCGACTGACAAACCCGAATGACCCAAATCTGAGAATCTTAACTCAAAGTGATCCGAGAATTTCATAACCCGCTTTGATCTGACTAAAGTCAACCCGACCCGTCAATTGACATGTCTACAagtacatgaaaaataatatggGTATATAACATCAAATATATGCACTGTTGCGTCTAAATAATTGCAATAAAGAAATGGGTATGAAGCAGTGAGTCTTCTGGTAATCAGCACaaagattaatttgataattttaagaTACAACACAAGAAGACacgaaaaattaattaaaacacgaGGGAATAAAACATGAATGCACGAAAATTGCaatacaaaatttaaaagaaaaaagtatGATGCAGTGTTCCGGTACTGTGTTTTACCTGTATCATGAGCAAGGTAGAAACACATGATGTGATAAGCTCCAAAGGAACTTGTTCCTCATTTTTGTTGGAAGCTTCTTGCAACCTGGGATTAGGGGCCCAACCGGTGGTGGGCATTGGTTTTGATGTAATGGAAACCGAGCCATTCACCTGATTCTGCTCCGGTGATTTGATCGCTGGCATACTAATGTCGGATGTAATCTGCTTTTTATCAACAATGTTCAGAGCTTCTCCGATCCTCTTAAATGCATCTTCACCTTCCTTCATCGATGACAGAGCCTGAATAAATAGTGCATGATAACTGATAAGTCTCAGTAAACCATAAGTTACATTACttctaaaaaaaacttaaaatgtaGGGGTATTTGTATTCGACACTTGTATCCAAATCTGTGTAAGACCATAAGCCttatacaaagaatgaaaagaTGTACCTTGATAGCAGCATCAACCATAGCACGTGCTTTTAGTCTCGAGCCATTAATAATGTCACCTACAACACACCCTGCTTCTGGTGAAATAAGTGAACTATCAAATGAACAACTTGTCAAGCCACCTAAGAAATCAAGATTAGTTGGGTGTTTCTGCCATGGTAATAGAGGGTTTGCAGGGTAAGTATTACGTTGTCGCAAGTTAAGTAATGCAGAAGAAGCCTGCAGAGAAAACAATCAAACCAGAAGTTGTCAAAGAAGAGAACATGAAAATGAAAAGAATTTAACCAGTTCTTTTAACAATTCATGGAAGCCACATGCCTGGCCACTGGCTTCCTTTAGCTGTACAAGTACCGTGGTAATATGCTTCTTGAAATGTTCAGATACCTTTAAACAACTCTCTCCATTTTGGATTTCTATTATGTCGTTTGTATTTCTGAGCTCTGACAGTAAAGCTTCCTgcaatgttttatatatatacatgaaaaagATCAGCCCCACTCATGTAATTCAGCCTATATTACCCGGATTCAGGGTAAGTGGTAAATATGGATATATAGATATAGGTTAAAGTACCAGGGAAGTCCCTATATTATAGGAACCGGATCAAGTTAGTCCCTCTATTATTAAACGGATCAATTTAGTcctatactattaaaaagaatcaaataattcTAAATTGTAACAGAGTTAACATTTACCGTTTAAAAAATGTCTTGAAACTAATTTTTTCAATTGCAGTTCAATTCTAAATGAAAGATTTCATTTACAGAAccataaaaacttttaaaatattaacaTTATTAAAAAGTAAATGATATTTCCTTAACAGTAAATGTCAACTCCATTCCAATTTTGCCttgtttgattctttttaatagtagactaaattgatccatttaataatagGACTAAGTTGATGAGGTCCATATAATAGAGGGACCTCTTAGGTACattcacctatatatatatagatatcgTTATATTAGTTGGACTCATCCTTTTTTATGAAATACCAATGTCTTACACTTGTGTGCAACACACATCTGGATATGGTATGAGGATATTACCCTCTAAATACATCCAAAACTTAGAAAACTTGAACAGACCTATAACTGACAATCACACCCAAGTCCGAGTAACATAGATATGTCTAATATGAATCTACTTAATCCAAAGAGATCATTTTTTGGAGATGGAGGTATCCGCTAGCAAATTAGTTATCTATATGAGCATGCTAAACTCATATGAAAATATCAAAGAGCATTAAGATGAATTGAAAAGGGTATAAACAATGAATCTCTAAAAGTAGTGTAATAACCTTTTTGTCCAAAGCATGACTCAATTCAGACATAGCTCGTATATCAGCTTCCCTCCCTTGAATATGTGCAATTCCAAGGGGCTGATCATAGGCTGCCTGATGTGCACTAACAACATGCGGAAGAGCTGGCTTACCATGCAACAGAGTATGTTTTGCATCAACCTGGACAAAACCCATATATGTTGTATTGGTTAtggattaatatttaaaattattgctACAAAAATTCTAATTCTAGACTTAATAATGAACACCTAGAGTATTTGATTAAAAAAAGAATGTGCAAAAAGGGAAGGTTTTGGGGGAAGGAAAAACAGGGTCCTCAAAAACGATGTGTTAAGTTGAAATCTCAAGTCATAAAACAAAGAGATTAACAAGAAACATGTTAAATCAAACCAAAAAAATCTAGAATCAATAAAAGAAATTAGTATTTGCAATTTCTAAGCATTCTTACCTTTATCGGGTTTATGTTCACAGAGCTTGTCGCATTTTCCACGCACCCACAAGAAGTGAATACCTCAGGCCCACCAAGCTCTAAATGTCGATTCCCTTGGGACCCTCTGGGTGCCAAAGAAAATTGATCGAAAGTAAGATTTTGTTTCTTAAGAGTTTCTGGCATATTTTCCAACGGATTTAGTGGCATACAATCAATATCCTGCAATAACATGCCTGTGTGACTTCCGCAATGAAAGAACATTAACAATCTATAATGCTGATATGTTTATAAAAATGCAGTTACCATGACAAATTCAACTCCTAAATCTGGACTGTCAAACTGAACCCTGCACCTATCATGATCCACGGTAAGTACTTTTCCATCATGAACTTCCCTTGTTTTAGGGTGAATGGCAATTACTCGTTGTCCAACACATAAAGGTGGTGCTAAATCTGTGGCAAGCCCTTCCCTAGTACCAACACGAAGTTGAGTATAATGTTGTCTCACAGACTCCCGATACTGTTTAAGTTTTTCCCTCTCTTCAATTAAAAAATGTTCAGAAAGCCTCCGAGGTTTGCCAAGGGAACTGTATTAACAAGCAATTGCATTGTGAAGTTTCTGTTTTTCCAAATTTCTCAACACTAGGGATAATGACAGACTTACCTCCTTATGACACCCCACTCAACACGGGTAAGCCTTGGAATGTGATCCAAGCTGACATGATTTAAGTACTCCACAAACTCCCTTTTAGCAAACCAAGCATAATCAATAGCACTGTAAAACCATTCGAAACAGCACCATCTTCGTGCAAGATTGGATGATAGGCAGGAAGAAAGCATTTCCTGAAATCCAATAACATCCATAAATTATACTCtaaaagttttgaaaattctTTTGCGGGAAGGAAATGAATGGTGGAAGATCAGGTTCTACCTTCGGTGTGAACGGTGGAACAGaatggttgtttggttgatttTTTAGTGTGCAAACAGAAGAGTTTTTGTGTGCTGAAAGTAAAGCTCTCTTTAGGTTCATTTTACGTCTACTTTGATGCTTAGCTGGTAAGCTAACAGGATCTGGGGCAGGAACTTGTGAAGTCGACACCACTGAATCAATTCCAGCCATTTTTGGATCATTATTAGTGACAGAACCTTCTGGAACTTTGAATGATGTTTGCTGAGAAGCACATTTACTTTTAGTGAGATATTTCTTCTCTTCCTTAGCCATTTCCTACAAGACAAAACAGCATCAACCAGGTGATAATATATGTAATTAAAGTAACATGGAAGTTACTTGCTCTCTTAATATGCATTAAACAAGTACATAAAACATTACAAGATTCACCTACCTCATTATCACAATGTTTTCTCAAACGAGAATCCATTGGAGCCTCTGAGTTTGATATCTGCAGTTAGAACAAAAGATTGTCAAAAATCATAATTGGAAGGAAAATAGttacaataaaaaatattcaGCACCTACCTTTGAAACGTAgggtttttgttttcttttccttGGGTTATTTGAAGGTTCTTGCTGTTGTTTTGGTTCAGAAACTGTTGATTTTCGAGAGGTATCATCTTCAGTTCCATTAAGTAAGTTGAGCACCTTTTTATTTGGCCTGGGTTGCTTTATTTTATCTCTATGATGAGTTATAGATGCAGCTTCAGGTACACTAGACTGGTCATCAGCTTCAATTGTAGTTCTATCCTCTTTCAGTTTGACAGAAGATTCTAGGCAAACATGGTAACAACAAAAGGAATAAGAAAATGAATCCTTCTAGCATGCATTAAGTAAATGGAGTAGAAAAAAGAAACATAtaatgagcaactaaaacaagtgtCTGGGAACCTGATAACATATGGTACactgaaaaagaaaaaagttgaAATATAAGCAACTGACACCTACCGGATTccgttattgatgttggcaccACAGAAGACAAATTGGCCAATGCCAGCAGAGCATCTAGGGCACAGCTTTGATCTACATACAGGAGAAGAATTAAAATCCGATGTTGAGCTTGTATGTGGTATGAAATCCAAAAGTAATACAGTTACAAGAAACCATTATACATTAAACAATGTAACAACGttaaattcctctttgattttCCTGTTCTTTTTCTATTGTTACTTTTTTGCCTTGATTAAGTAGAACTATGACATCATGCAATCCCAGATCTCAAGTTCATACCTCTGAGGACATGCTTCTTAGTTCTCTTCCTCTCAGTACATGGTGAAAGTTTCTTTTTTGCACTAGAAATCTCCATATCAACTTTCCTTTTGAGATCATTACCTACAATTCCTTCAGTGCCACTACATGCTTCTCCACCATCATCGGACAGATTATTCTTGCTCTCTTCAACTTTGATTTTCTTCCTGTAAAAGTTTTTCCCCTTTCGATGAACTTCAACAGTACCAATGCCGTCCATATCCATCAAAGGGCCTCTATCTCTGGCATAAGTTCCACTTACAAGTTCTATGCCTCCAGGCCCACCTTCCATCCAGCATTCATATGAAGAATCATGAAGCTCAGCCTTACTTGTCTCTGATTGTGGCAACTGATTGCATGTCAATagaaaaaataaacataaaaattattgcaCAGATAGGGCAAGACAACAAAAAAGAAGTTATAAACTTAAATCAGAGGTAATATACCATCCTATCATAGCTTCGAACAGGTGAGGGTCTTCTGCGTTCAGTTATTTTATAAGGTGAACGAGAAGCAGAAGGGGAACCTCCTTTCTGCAATGTCCCAGTCAATGTCAATGCAGCAACATGTTCATCATCCTTATCATCAACCTCTGATTTCTTAATTCTTTTGGTTGGTGGAACGAAACTTTCAGTGTCATCTCTCCTATATGAATATGAAACAGGGACCCGAGGAGTCCTTTTCCGACATGCATGAGGAAGAATACCTAAAAGGAACCAAAACCAAATGAGGACCTCAATCAAGTTATGGAGATTATTATAATAAACTTTTGCCAGCATTGACATACTATACTTGGCAAACATATTTGAAACATGGCATTCTTCCCCTTTAAATACATAAAACACTAAGAACAAATTATGATTGCATAAACAGAACCAAATATTATACCAAAAGACAATTGGTCCCCTAGACACTGAAAGAATTTTCCTAGATCATGAACAGTCTCCACTGATCTTTGAACTAATAATGATGCTAAATGCAAACACTTGGATTCCCTATAGATAGGCAAGTAAACATGGATTGCAGAAGAAAATACAAATAATAGCAGGAAAAGCCTTAAAATATCaaaaagaggaagaaagaaagctCTGATATTAGCTTGCCAGTGTATCTCCCACATTAGAGATCCTCCTAAAAGAATTTTGATTCACAAAAGCATCTGCACATCTTCCACTTATTCTAATTGATCATCAAGTAAagcttttgttttctcttcttgtgTTATTTCTGCAGACCAAACAATCACCAGTGGAACCTTTTATTTAGTTTTCCCCTTCTGATTGATAACATTtctttctaatattattagactTCTCCGCTCTGCGACAAACCAAAAACAACTTCAAGCACAATTCTTTGCTTTTCTTCCAACATATATTTGGACAAATAGTATCATTTTGACTGTTTCCCTTTTCGGTCTCCTAGTTGCTTTAATTGCCAAAAAAGAGATATAACTAGGGGAGGGAAAAATTAAAGACTCTTATGATAAACAAAGAAACTAAATTGAAGATAGACACAATAGTgctaacaagaacaatgtatcttacCATTAAGACCTGCCCTTTTCAACAAAGACAGGCATCCTTCACTAGATGCAATGGATCGGGGCTGAACAACATCCTCTTTTGAGGACTCAAGATGAACCTTAGCTCGCTTTCGCTTTTGAACTTTCTCTGACATGTCAGAAGGTTTGTTGCTCTCTCTTTCGCCATCACTCACGCCCTGTTGGTTGAGATGGTGCAAAATTTTCAATCCTTAGTCAGTAGAGGAATCATAATAAGAGTTCAAGTTATTTTAGAGCCTAAAATGGAAAAGATgcaatttgcaaaaaaaaaaaaaaaaaaaaaaaagaaaaggagcaCAATGAGGAAGTATACTGCCTAAAGAATAgactacacacacacacacacaaaaaaaaaaaaaaaaaaaaacaacaacaacaacaacaaacaaacaaaaacaaaaactttTATTGATAAGAATGCGGACTGCAGAATGAAGCTTGTGGAATAGCTTTAAAATTAATAGTATTAACAGCAAAGAAGAGAGGGGAACAAAAtttgctgaaaataaaagataagCCATAACAAATACAGCAAATATCACAGATTTCCTTGTAAATATTCAAAACGAAAAATCCAAACTCACCAGGACATTATAGTGGTCAGTCATCATTGCTATTAGGCCAATCACAGAAGCTGTTCCATCTGGCAGGGATAAATATGCCTGAAAATAAAACAGTTACTATAAAAAGACCTCAAGTTAACAATATTCATAACCAAATAGAGGACAGACGAAAGCAATGCTTTTTCCAACATATAAAGGCCCAAATGAAACTACATTCACAGGTCCTGAAGCACATGACTCTATATAACCTCTTGAAGACTTTAGAAACTGCTCGTTCACATTACACCATAGCGGTGCATGGATTTCTAAGCACAATCCTCATCCAATTTCAACTGGATAAATCTTGAGAAGCCTAGTTAAAGCTAAGAAATGGCATTAACTAAGAAGTTTCACTGTTTTTTCCCCCCTTTTTGATCTTTTTAGAATAGTTAGTCTTTCTTACACAATCCCTTGAGTAGCGCAGAAACAATAATCAATAAACCTAGAAGCATCCAAGCACAGAATTAAGCAATATTAGTTCTTAAAGCTACATTCAAAGCTAAACATACCCTATTCATACTGTAAAGGGCTTCCACCATTTCAGCGGACCTATTATGCACAGCAGCAGCCACCTAAACATAATAAATCACAaagttttaaaacaaataaaaaaaggttAATTAAGTTTATAATTATACAGTCCATGATGGGATTATCCCAATATAAAAGAATGCATAGAACTACAaagaaaaccttttttttttagttCTTTTGATATTTCTCAAAGTTACAGTAAATGTATCAGAAATAACAATACCTTCTTCCAATCTTTCCCGTGTTCCCGGTAAGCTTTATAAAATTGCTCAATTTCAGCCTTGCTCCATTGAGTTCCTAACTTGTCAGTTAATTTCTTCTATGTTGTAGATTCCACACGTCAAAACAACACAAAATTAGCAAATAAAGTGCTCCAAATTAACCAAGTAACCAACATATGATAAAAAAATCAATGAGAAGTTACTCAAACACTTACCTTTGCCGTACTTTTTCTTGAATTCCCAGCATTTTTATCAGGAGATACTTCATATACACTCGAATACTGTTTGTTCACACTTTTAGATTTCCTTGTTGGGGCCATCAACACCTTTCTCTATCTGAAAAATTCCATTAACAAACATAAACCCCCAAAAAATATTATCCATAACTTGAATAAACTAGCTAAATTAGATTCCTTAACTTAATTCTTAGCCAACCAATATATGAAAAGTTGATAAATTTAATACAGATCAAAGACCCCAGCAGCAAATG
This is a stretch of genomic DNA from Gossypium arboreum isolate Shixiya-1 chromosome 11, ASM2569848v2, whole genome shotgun sequence. It encodes these proteins:
- the LOC108470417 gene encoding protein ALWAYS EARLY 2-like isoform X3 gives rise to the protein MAPTRKSKSVNKQYSSVYEVSPDKNAGNSRKSTAKKKLTDKLGTQWSKAEIEQFYKAYREHGKDWKKVAAAVHNRSAEMVEALYSMNRAYLSLPDGTASVIGLIAMMTDHYNVLGVSDGERESNKPSDMSEKVQKRKRAKVHLESSKEDVVQPRSIASSEGCLSLLKRAGLNGILPHACRKRTPRVPVSYSYRRDDTESFVPPTKRIKKSEVDDKDDEHVAALTLTGTLQKGGSPSASRSPYKITERRRPSPVRSYDRMLPQSETSKAELHDSSYECWMEGGPGGIELVSGTYARDRGPLMDMDGIGTVEVHRKGKNFYRKKIKVEESKNNLSDDGGEACSGTEGIVGNDLKRKVDMEISSAKKKLSPCTERKRTKKHVLRDQSCALDALLALANLSSVVPTSITESESSVKLKEDRTTIEADDQSSVPEAASITHHRDKIKQPRPNKKVLNLLNGTEDDTSRKSTVSEPKQQQEPSNNPRKRKQKPYVSKISNSEAPMDSRLRKHCDNEEMAKEEKKYLTKSKCASQQTSFKVPEGSVTNNDPKMAGIDSVVSTSQVPAPDPVSLPAKHQSRRKMNLKRALLSAHKNSSVCTLKNQPNNHSVPPFTPKEMLSSCLSSNLARRWCCFEWFYSAIDYAWFAKREFVEYLNHVSLDHIPRLTRVEWGVIRSSLGKPRRLSEHFLIEEREKLKQYRESVRQHYTQLRVGTREGLATDLAPPLCVGQRVIAIHPKTREVHDGKVLTVDHDRCRVQFDSPDLGVEFVMDIDCMPLNPLENMPETLKKQNLTFDQFSLAPRGSQGNRHLELGGPEVFTSCGCVENATSSVNINPIKVDAKHTLLHGKPALPHVVSAHQAAYDQPLGIAHIQGREADIRAMSELSHALDKKEALLSELRNTNDIIEIQNGESCLKVSEHFKKHITTASSALLNLRQRNTYPANPLLPWQKHPTNLDFLGGLTSCSFDSSLISPEAGCVVGDIINGSRLKARAMVDAAIKALSSMKEGEDAFKRIGEALNIVDKKQITSDISMPAIKSPEQNQVNGSVSITSKPMPTTGWAPNPRLQEASNKNEEQVPLELITSCVSTLLMIQRCTERQFPPADVAQIIDSAITSLHPCCPQNLPIYREIQMCMGKIKTQILALIPTLI
- the LOC108470417 gene encoding protein ALWAYS EARLY 2-like isoform X2 codes for the protein MAPTRKSKSVNKQYSSVYEVSPDKNAGNSRKSTAKKLTDKLGTQWSKAEIEQFYKAYREHGKDWKKVAAAVHNRSAEMVEALYSMNRAYLSLPDGTASVIGLIAMMTDHYNVLGVSDGERESNKPSDMSEKVQKRKRAKVHLESSKEDVVQPRSIASSEGCLSLLKRAGLNGILPHACRKRTPRVPVSYSYRRDDTESFVPPTKRIKKSEVDDKDDEHVAALTLTGTLQKGGSPSASRSPYKITERRRPSPVRSYDRMLPQSETSKAELHDSSYECWMEGGPGGIELVSGTYARDRGPLMDMDGIGTVEVHRKGKNFYRKKIKVEESKNNLSDDGGEACSGTEGIVGNDLKRKVDMEISSAKKKLSPCTERKRTKKHVLRDQSCALDALLALANLSSVVPTSITESESSVKLKEDRTTIEADDQSSVPEAASITHHRDKIKQPRPNKKVLNLLNGTEDDTSRKSTVSEPKQQQEPSNNPRKRKQKPYVSKISNSEAPMDSRLRKHCDNEEMAKEEKKYLTKSKCASQQTSFKVPEGSVTNNDPKMAGIDSVVSTSQVPAPDPVSLPAKHQSRRKMNLKRALLSAHKNSSVCTLKNQPNNHSVPPFTPKEMLSSCLSSNLARRWCCFEWFYSAIDYAWFAKREFVEYLNHVSLDHIPRLTRVEWGVIRSSLGKPRRLSEHFLIEEREKLKQYRESVRQHYTQLRVGTREGLATDLAPPLCVGQRVIAIHPKTREVHDGKVLTVDHDRCRVQFDSPDLGVEFVMDIDCMPLNPLENMPETLKKQNLTFDQFSLAPRGSQGNRHLELGGPEVFTSCGCVENATSSVNINPIKVDAKHTLLHGKPALPHVVSAHQAAYDQPLGIAHIQGREADIRAMSELSHALDKKEALLSELRNTNDIIEIQNGESCLKVSEHFKKHITTVLVQLKEASGQASSALLNLRQRNTYPANPLLPWQKHPTNLDFLGGLTSCSFDSSLISPEAGCVVGDIINGSRLKARAMVDAAIKALSSMKEGEDAFKRIGEALNIVDKKQITSDISMPAIKSPEQNQVNGSVSITSKPMPTTGWAPNPRLQEASNKNEEQVPLELITSCVSTLLMIQRCTERQFPPADVAQIIDSAITSLHPCCPQNLPIYREIQMCMGKIKTQILALIPTLI